The nucleotide window CAGGCGCCCGGCAGCGCGCCCTGGCCCGCAAAATAGTCGTGGTTGCCTTCGCATATAAAGATCCCGTAACGGGACTCAACGCGCTTGATGCAAGCCATGGCCGCCGGAAGTTCCGTCACCGAATCGTTAATCAAGTCGCCCGTCACAACCACCAGGTCCGATTTGAGTTCGTTGGCCGTGTCCGATATGACACGCAATTTTTCGGGGCCGCAAAAAAGCCCCGAGTGAAGATCGCTCATGTGGGTGATGGTGAAGCCCTCCATCGCCGCCGGAAGGCCGGGGACGGGAATTTTCAACTCGCGCACGCGAAGATCGTTGCGGGTGATTGTACCATGAACGCCGGCGCCGAGGGCCGCTGCAGGCGCCGCGCCAAAGGTGGCGTAATAAAGAAACTTGCGGCGTGTAATCCCTTCCGAAAGCGCCGCTTTATCACAGGCGGCACGTCCGGATTTTTCACGGCAAAAATCCCTGATCTTGAGCGCCAGCCAAGCCAGCAGGGCGATGACCGCAATCGGCGGCATCAAAATGAGGTTCCAAAACATTCCGATCGCAAACTCAGCATAAAACCAGTGCTGCAAAAAGGGCCGCCAGCCCGGCGGCGCGCCAAGCTGAAGCGCCAAAAATCCGATTACAGCCACAAACCATATCCACAAGCCAATCCTCACCTGCGGCGTGAGCAGGGAAAGGCGCCGAAGGACGGAGAGAGTCAAAAAACAGGCCAACAAATTAACAAACGGAAAATAAAGCAGGATCGCGAGAATGAAGACTCTCATGGCAAACCGCCCGACCCGGCCCAGTATCTGTTGGTTGAGTTCAATTCCGCCTCACATCGCCTGCTGAAACTTTCAATTCATGCGCCGCCTGCGCTTCCGGTGCTTTGGCTGCCTGGCTGTCGGCCTTCAACGGTGCAAAAAAGATCGGAATGATCAGGATCGCCATGATGTTGGTCACCTTGATCATGGGATTGATCGCGGGCCCAGCCGTGTCCTTATAGGGGTCGCCCACCGTGTCTCCGGTCACCGAAGCCGCATGGGCGGGTGATCCCTTGCCTCCAAAGTGGCCTTCCTCGATATATTTTTTGGCATTGTCCCAGGCGCCGCCGCTGGAGGTCATGGCAATGGCGACAAACAGTCCGGTCACGATGGTTCCCACCAACAATCCACCCAGAACGACAGGGCCTAACACATGATTAAATCCAGCTACGACCACAACCATGACTATGGGAAGCAAAGCGGGTAAAATCATTTCGCGCAGCGCAGCCTTGGTCACGATGTCCACGCAAGTCCCGTAATCGGCCTTGACCTTGCCCGTCAAAATGCCGGGGCTTTCCGCAAGTTGCCGGCGCACTTCCCGCACCACGGCGCCCGCAGCCTTCCCGACGGCATCCATGCTGTGCGCGGTGAAGACAAACGGCAGCAGGCCGCCCAGGAACAGCCCGATAATCACTTTCGGTTGCTCCAGTGAAAATACAAAAACCTCGCCCGGCACATAAATCTGCAATTCGTGGACATAGGCGCCGAACAGCACCAGCGCCGCCAGACCGGCCG belongs to Candidatus Methylacidiphilales bacterium and includes:
- a CDS encoding metallophosphoesterase, yielding MRVFILAILLYFPFVNLLACFLTLSVLRRLSLLTPQVRIGLWIWFVAVIGFLALQLGAPPGWRPFLQHWFYAEFAIGMFWNLILMPPIAVIALLAWLALKIRDFCREKSGRAACDKAALSEGITRRKFLYYATFGAAPAAALGAGVHGTITRNDLRVRELKIPVPGLPAAMEGFTITHMSDLHSGLFCGPEKLRVISDTANELKSDLVVVTGDLINDSVTELPAAMACIKRVESRYGIFICEGNHDYFAGQGALPGACAKAGLPYLHNSNKVLQIRGCNLYMAGLPWFGSHYRREEVRMDRLFPAVREKTDVRILLAHHPHLFDSALGSADLVLSGHTHGGQLMFGNVGCGPLFFRYWSGLYQKERSSLVVSNGCGDWFPCRIGAPAELLRLTLTSAG